The window CGGTTCAGCAGTTTGAAGGGGAAGGACCTTTTCGCGTCGCAACTTCTGACGGAGAATTTCGTGGCCGGGCGCTCATCAACGCAACCGGACGATGGTCAAACCTGAAGCCAGCCCCCGATACGCACGGCACTCGCTGGCTCGGGATCAAGGCGCATTTTCACGGCGAGATCGAACCCAGCGTCGACCTCTACTTCTTCGAGGGCGGATACTGTGGCGTCCAGCCCGTCCAAGCGACCGACGGTACCGTGCTCCTCAACGCCTGCGCTCTCGTTCGCCCCGACATCACATCCACGCTCGAAGAAGTGCTTGCCAGTCACCCGTTGCTGGAACAACGCAGCCGATACTGGACCGCCGCCTTCGCCCCGGTCTCAACATTCCCTGCAATTCTGCGACAACCGATTCCAGTCTCCGGCAATGTTTTTCTGGTTGGAGACGCGGCGGGCTTTGTCGATCCATTTGTCGGAGACGGTATTTCCCTCGCCCTGCGTGGCGGAAACATCGCAGCAACCAACCTGAGCATTTTCTTCCACAAAAGGTGTACTCTTCAACATTCACTTGAACTTTACGGACGGGCTTATCGACGCGATTTAGCCCCGGTGTATCGCAACTCCTCCCTGTTGCGGAGGTTTCTGAAGTGGCCGCGGGGCCTGAGGATTGCCGCGCTCTCGGCGTGCGAAAACAGTCCGAGGCTGGCTCGATATCTGGTAGATTGCACGCGTTCAAAGGCCCCGAACTTCAAGCCTCTCCCACAAGAAAGTTAGGACCGGATTTCCAGCGAAAGCTTCAGCGAACCAGCAGCACTTCACGGATGGCGTCGCGCGCAAGGAAGAATTTAATCGAAGCGAAGTCGCGGAACAGGTTTTCAATATTGCGGTTGTTGAATACCCGCTGCAGTCGCGGATTCTGCTTCCCGCCCTTGGCCGACAACTGCACTTCCTGCATCTCCAGCATATCGGTGCCCGTGATGTGGAAGCGGTAGCAGGGCGCATCGGGTCCAGCATCCCGGGTATGAAAGAACACCAGCAGCAGTCCACCCGGCTTCATCACCGACCACAGACGATCGATCGTCGGCTTCACCAGACTCTCTTCCATGTAGTCCGGAAGATTCCAGCACAGCACAACGTCGAACAATCCGTTTTGATAGGTGAGATTCTCTTCGAGAAATTTCTTGTCGTCCGGAACCGACTCACCCGCCGGATTCTTTACATGGATATCCGGATCGAGCGAAGCCTGCAGCAGATCCTCGCTGTAATTCTTGTGTCCCTTGGCCGTCAGAAAACGAATGTTATTGGCCGATGTCGATCCCAGATCGAGTACGCACAGAGGATTATCGGAATTCAGCAGCCGCGAGATTTCAGCCATGCCACTCGATCGGCGACTCCGCTTCTGCGGAACCGTTGGCTCCGAGGCATGGGACGAAGAGCTTCGAAAGAATCTCATCACGTTGTCAGCAACCGACGCCATCAATGACTACGTCCTGAACAGGAAAGCAACGTCAAGAATTCGCTGCCTTGCCGGCTTCCCTCTGAATATCAACTTTTCCCTGGAAGGCCGCGCCTTCCTCAATGGCAATCCTCTGGGTGGTCATGTCGCCGTTCACGATCGCCGACTTCTTCAGTTCAATTCGATCGGACGCAGTGACCGCTCCTTCGATCTTGCCCATGATCACCACGGTTTTCGCAGTCACCGTCGCCTTGATTTTTCCATTCGGGCCAATCGTCAGGCTGTTGTTGCGCAGCTCAATGCTGCCCTCCACGTTCCCGTCCACGTACAAGTCTTCAGAGCCCGACAGCTCTCCTTTGACTACCACCGACTTGCCGATGTGGGCAAAATCGCCCGTCTTCGGAGCGTCCATAGCCTTGGCCTCCATCCCGTCGCGCTTGAATGTTTCCGCGGAGACAAAGATTGTAAATCATTACACGGTCTGGAAGTCGAACCGGAGCGCCCAAACAGCGCTTTTCTCAAGCAACTTGACCGGAGGAGGAAACCTGCGGACGCCAGCATGCAACGCGTGGTTTGCTACCATCGTCTAATGATCAGGATGACCGGGGCCTCTCCCAGGATCGCGGAATTGATCAGCCGAGCTGCCTTGATTG of the Acidobacteriota bacterium genome contains:
- a CDS encoding methyltransferase domain-containing protein — its product is MAEISRLLNSDNPLCVLDLGSTSANNIRFLTAKGHKNYSEDLLQASLDPDIHVKNPAGESVPDDKKFLEENLTYQNGLFDVVLCWNLPDYMEESLVKPTIDRLWSVMKPGGLLLVFFHTRDAGPDAPCYRFHITGTDMLEMQEVQLSAKGGKQNPRLQRVFNNRNIENLFRDFASIKFFLARDAIREVLLVR
- a CDS encoding NAD(P)/FAD-dependent oxidoreductase translates to MSRDYDLIVIGGGPGGTSAAITAARSGNRVLLLERGRFPRHKVCGEFVSTESLSLLKWLLSDSHQDLFHRSVPLQESRLFLDGRTVRVPVSPHAASIARYDLDLALWHAAEQAGVTALQETTVQQFEGEGPFRVATSDGEFRGRALINATGRWSNLKPAPDTHGTRWLGIKAHFHGEIEPSVDLYFFEGGYCGVQPVQATDGTVLLNACALVRPDITSTLEEVLASHPLLEQRSRYWTAAFAPVSTFPAILRQPIPVSGNVFLVGDAAGFVDPFVGDGISLALRGGNIAATNLSIFFHKRCTLQHSLELYGRAYRRDLAPVYRNSSLLRRFLKWPRGLRIAALSACENSPRLARYLVDCTRSKAPNFKPLPQES
- a CDS encoding polymer-forming cytoskeletal protein — its product is MDAPKTGDFAHIGKSVVVKGELSGSEDLYVDGNVEGSIELRNNSLTIGPNGKIKATVTAKTVVIMGKIEGAVTASDRIELKKSAIVNGDMTTQRIAIEEGAAFQGKVDIQREAGKAANS